A stretch of the Archangium violaceum genome encodes the following:
- a CDS encoding glycosyltransferase: MDQQSALVSVVIPSYNHRRFIGEAVDGVLRQTHANVECIIVDDGSRDGSPEYLKERYANEPRVRLFSRENRGAHNTLNEAIGHARGQFISILNSDDVYADTRLERMLAAAREANGPFFGISAVEIVDEAGRPCTGGPRGYYERVCQKAAGGPPSAGFWVGNIAMTTSNFFFSREVFDTLGGFRSLRYAHDWDWALRVTERHGVRRLEEPLLHYRVHDTNTISESNIWKHVCENAFVFASALGRQGLAPRGVPNGCSASEVMSFLLRNESFLPLPTLYLRSLGQTDAELESALADGSLERALKDLLDRSGVSLDLLLSAEHLQGLVRKANAPAEARPQPETGLLEDGKRLMAKHLPEVVVRNASLMRTLLHAMRARLAPRA, from the coding sequence ATGGATCAGCAATCCGCACTCGTGAGTGTCGTCATTCCGTCCTACAACCATCGCCGGTTCATTGGCGAGGCGGTGGATGGCGTCCTGCGGCAGACGCACGCGAACGTCGAGTGCATCATCGTGGACGACGGCTCGCGCGATGGCTCCCCCGAGTACCTGAAGGAGCGCTACGCGAACGAGCCGCGCGTGCGTCTCTTCAGCCGCGAGAACCGGGGTGCGCACAACACCCTCAACGAGGCCATCGGCCACGCGCGCGGGCAGTTCATCTCCATCCTGAACTCCGACGACGTCTATGCGGACACGCGCCTCGAGCGGATGCTCGCCGCGGCCCGCGAGGCGAACGGTCCCTTCTTCGGGATCTCCGCGGTGGAGATCGTCGACGAGGCGGGTCGGCCCTGCACCGGAGGTCCGCGCGGCTACTACGAGCGCGTGTGCCAGAAGGCCGCGGGCGGGCCGCCGTCCGCCGGGTTCTGGGTGGGCAACATCGCCATGACCACGTCGAACTTCTTCTTCTCGCGAGAGGTGTTCGACACGCTGGGGGGCTTCCGCTCGCTGCGCTACGCGCACGACTGGGACTGGGCCCTGCGGGTCACCGAGCGCCATGGTGTTCGCCGGCTGGAGGAGCCGCTGCTGCACTACCGCGTGCACGACACCAACACCATCTCCGAGTCGAACATCTGGAAGCACGTGTGCGAAAACGCCTTCGTCTTCGCCTCGGCGCTGGGGCGGCAGGGACTCGCGCCGCGCGGGGTTCCGAACGGGTGCTCCGCGTCCGAGGTGATGTCGTTCCTGCTGCGCAACGAGAGCTTCCTGCCGCTGCCCACCCTGTACCTGCGCTCGCTCGGACAGACGGACGCGGAGTTGGAGAGCGCGCTCGCGGACGGCTCACTGGAGCGAGCGCTGAAGGATCTCCTCGATCGATCGGGGGTCTCACTCGATCTGCTGTTGTCGGCCGAGCACCTGCAGGGGCTGGTTCGCAAGGCGAACGCTCCCGCGGAGGCCAGGCCGCAGCCCGAAACGGGGTTGCTCGAGGACGGCAAACGCCTGATGGCCAAGCACCTGCCCGAGGTTGTAGTGCGCAACGCCTCCCTCATGCGGACGTTGCTGCACGCGATGAGGGCCCGCCTGGCGCCCAGGGCGTGA
- a CDS encoding class I SAM-dependent methyltransferase, whose protein sequence is MDPTGERFLPNMGLQIALEHWHRYFLVAELVRGRTVVDVASGEGYGSAYLARFADKVVGVDVSREALEHARSRYVRPNLEFLEGSVTALPLADASVDVVISFETLEHVGEAEQQRFLQEVHRVLRKGGQLILSTPDKAVYSTARDYANPYHLHELERTQFTQLLEARFPQVHIAQQRAGYFSLVTSDKPLASYSVTTDDRGEFVSAERPLSYEYLIAVCSLEPGSDVRLPESVTFDASILTSMQDHVTQQLVSAQAVAEERAQEIARLIAERREEKARLDTQLISAQAVAEERAREIARLIAERQEEMARLDTQLISAQAVAEERAREIARLIAERQEEKARLDAQLISAQAVAEERAREIARQNERLDQCRQECEQLRTRLRPINYSRALISRLYSKGRQWISNPHS, encoded by the coding sequence ATGGATCCGACCGGCGAGAGATTCCTACCCAACATGGGCCTCCAGATCGCGCTGGAGCACTGGCACCGCTACTTCCTGGTCGCAGAGCTCGTTCGGGGTAGGACCGTGGTCGATGTCGCCTCGGGTGAGGGCTACGGCAGCGCGTACCTTGCCCGCTTCGCGGATAAGGTCGTGGGCGTGGATGTGAGCCGGGAGGCGCTCGAGCACGCCCGTTCCCGTTACGTGCGGCCCAACCTCGAGTTCCTCGAGGGCTCCGTGACGGCACTGCCCCTGGCCGATGCGAGCGTGGACGTCGTCATCTCGTTCGAGACGCTCGAGCACGTCGGGGAGGCGGAGCAACAGCGTTTCCTGCAGGAAGTGCATCGGGTGCTGCGCAAGGGCGGACAGCTGATCCTCTCCACCCCGGACAAGGCCGTCTACAGCACGGCGCGCGACTACGCGAACCCCTACCACCTCCACGAGCTCGAGCGGACGCAGTTCACCCAACTGCTCGAGGCCCGCTTTCCCCAGGTCCACATCGCCCAGCAGCGGGCCGGGTACTTCAGCCTCGTCACGAGTGACAAGCCCCTGGCCTCGTACTCCGTGACGACGGATGACCGGGGTGAGTTCGTGAGCGCGGAACGCCCGCTCTCGTACGAGTACCTCATCGCCGTGTGCTCGCTCGAGCCGGGCTCCGACGTGCGCCTGCCGGAGAGCGTCACCTTCGACGCGAGCATCCTCACGTCCATGCAGGACCACGTGACGCAGCAGCTCGTGTCCGCGCAGGCCGTGGCGGAGGAGCGCGCCCAGGAAATCGCCCGGCTCATCGCCGAGCGCCGGGAAGAGAAGGCCCGGCTGGATACGCAGCTCATCTCCGCGCAGGCCGTGGCGGAGGAGCGCGCCCGGGAAATCGCCCGGCTCATCGCCGAGCGCCAGGAAGAGATGGCCCGGCTGGATACGCAGCTCATCTCCGCGCAGGCCGTGGCGGAGGAGCGCGCCCGGGAAATCGCCCGGCTCATCGCCGAGCGCCAGGAAGAAAAGGCCCGGCTGGATGCGCAGCTCATCTCCGCGCAGGCCGTGGCGGAGGAACGCGCCCGGGAAATCGCCCGGCAGAACGAGCGCCTCGACCAGTGTCGCCAGGAATGCGAGCAGCTTCGCACCCGGCTGCGTCCCATCAACTACTCGCGAGCGCTCATCTCCCGCCTCTATTCGAAGGGACGACAATGGATCAGCAATCCGCACTCGTGA
- the tgt gene encoding tRNA guanosine(34) transglycosylase Tgt, which yields MEGKETSAEQIAGMSRARHGYKGSEMAVRFELVTTDPTGARAGVLHTRRGSIPTPVFMPVGTHASFRHLSMEEVKATGAKILLSNTYHLMLKPGIDVFQRFGGIHPFMQWDGAVLTDSGGFQIFSLPEDRLITEKGAHFRSFHDNSRQLLSPESSIAMQQAINSEIMMVLDVCIDSRTDEAGTREAMERTHRWALRSLAAKNKVDTGQALFAIVQGGVHPHLRDESAAFLTQHPFDGFAIGGLAVGETNEERKAMTARAAASLPQDKPRYLMGVGTPTDLLEAVLRGVDMFDCIIPTKMAQQGYAYTFQGLVRITRQVFRLSDEPLDPTCDCYVCKRYSRGYLQHLMSGKHHTGSRMLSVHNVHHYQQLTWRMRDAILKGSYAQAYRELKQAVATPKDLKEAKLEVGPGAVTLKEVG from the coding sequence TTGGAGGGGAAGGAGACGAGCGCCGAGCAGATAGCGGGCATGTCCCGCGCCCGTCACGGGTATAAGGGCTCGGAAATGGCCGTTCGCTTCGAGCTCGTCACCACCGACCCCACGGGAGCCCGTGCCGGGGTGCTTCACACCCGTCGTGGCTCCATCCCCACGCCCGTCTTCATGCCCGTGGGCACCCACGCCTCCTTCCGCCACCTGAGCATGGAGGAGGTGAAGGCCACCGGGGCGAAGATCCTCCTGTCCAACACGTACCACCTGATGCTCAAGCCGGGCATCGACGTGTTCCAGCGCTTCGGCGGCATCCACCCCTTCATGCAGTGGGATGGAGCGGTGCTCACCGACTCGGGCGGGTTCCAGATCTTCTCCCTCCCCGAGGATCGGCTCATCACCGAGAAGGGCGCCCACTTCCGCAGCTTCCACGACAACAGCCGCCAGCTCCTCAGCCCCGAGTCCAGCATCGCCATGCAGCAGGCGATCAACTCGGAGATCATGATGGTGCTGGACGTGTGCATCGACTCGCGCACGGACGAGGCGGGCACGCGCGAGGCCATGGAGCGCACCCACCGCTGGGCGCTGCGCAGCCTCGCGGCCAAGAACAAGGTGGACACCGGCCAGGCCCTCTTCGCCATCGTCCAGGGCGGCGTGCACCCGCACCTGCGCGACGAGAGCGCCGCCTTCCTCACCCAGCACCCCTTCGACGGCTTCGCCATCGGCGGCCTCGCGGTGGGCGAGACGAACGAGGAGCGCAAGGCCATGACGGCTCGCGCCGCCGCGTCGCTGCCCCAGGACAAGCCCCGCTACCTCATGGGCGTGGGCACCCCCACGGATCTGCTCGAGGCCGTGCTGCGCGGCGTGGACATGTTCGACTGCATCATCCCCACGAAGATGGCGCAGCAGGGCTACGCCTACACCTTCCAGGGCCTCGTCCGGATTACCCGCCAGGTGTTCCGTCTCTCGGACGAGCCGTTGGATCCCACGTGCGACTGCTACGTCTGCAAGCGCTACAGCCGCGGCTACCTGCAGCACCTCATGAGCGGCAAGCACCACACGGGCTCGCGCATGCTGTCCGTGCACAACGTGCACCACTACCAGCAGCTCACCTGGAGGATGCGCGATGCCATCCTCAAGGGCTCCTACGCGCAGGCCTATCGCGAGCTGAAGCAGGCCGTCGCCACGCCCAAGGATCTCAAGGAAGCGAAGCTCGAGGTGGGCCCCGGCGCCGTGACCCTCAAGGAAGTGGGCTGA
- a CDS encoding MnmC family methyltransferase has protein sequence MDSENPRDGDFELVTLRNGSRAVRHLGHGEVMHPSVGPWQEALRLYVEQPCLAERLRTSGEPLVIHDVGLGAATNAVAALTCARELGSERRRALELVSFEVDLAPLRLALADAAGFPFLQPFREAAEALMRDGVWEGEGLRWRLHLGDAQGLIDAGLPRADLVFFDPFSPASNPEMWTTAVLSRVRACCREDGEGALLLTYSAATPTRVTLLLAGFYVGAGVSTGTKGETTVAATRRESLALPLGERWLERWRRSSSRAPHGEPLTPELEARVLAHPQWRVG, from the coding sequence GTGGACTCCGAGAACCCTCGCGATGGTGACTTCGAGCTGGTGACGTTGCGCAACGGCTCGCGGGCGGTGCGGCACCTCGGGCACGGAGAGGTGATGCACCCCTCGGTGGGCCCATGGCAGGAGGCCCTGCGCCTCTACGTGGAGCAGCCGTGCCTGGCCGAGCGCCTGCGTACCTCGGGCGAGCCGCTCGTCATCCACGACGTGGGCCTGGGGGCCGCCACCAACGCCGTGGCGGCGCTCACCTGTGCGCGCGAGCTGGGCTCCGAGCGCCGGCGGGCCCTGGAGCTGGTGAGCTTCGAGGTGGACCTGGCGCCGCTGCGGCTCGCGCTGGCGGACGCGGCGGGCTTCCCCTTCCTGCAACCCTTCCGCGAGGCGGCCGAGGCGCTCATGCGCGACGGTGTCTGGGAAGGGGAGGGCCTGCGCTGGCGGCTGCACCTGGGAGACGCGCAGGGACTGATCGACGCGGGGCTGCCCCGGGCGGACCTGGTGTTCTTCGATCCGTTCTCCCCGGCGTCCAACCCGGAGATGTGGACCACCGCGGTGCTGTCGCGGGTGAGGGCCTGCTGCCGGGAGGACGGAGAGGGCGCGTTGCTGCTGACGTACAGCGCGGCCACGCCCACGCGCGTCACGCTGCTGCTGGCCGGCTTCTACGTGGGCGCGGGCGTGTCCACGGGCACCAAGGGAGAGACGACGGTGGCGGCCACGCGCCGCGAGTCCCTGGCTCTACCGCTCGGGGAGCGCTGGCTGGAGCGCTGGCGCCGCTCCTCCTCCCGCGCGCCCCATGGGGAGCCACTCACGCCGGAGCTCGAGGCGCGGGTGCTCGCCCATCCCCAGTGGCGCGTGGGCTGA
- a CDS encoding TIGR02265 family protein has protein sequence MTGEKLVYAGTVEALFLRALENRLTPACRMRLREAGLDLDQKLSPTYTLEQWKQFLRIAADHVYAGMPAEAAYYSLGERFIDGYFSTLFGRALLGMARLLGPRRALTQARLCFRTSTNCSEVRIVERGPNEVEFSLTDIGADLPTFVAGVLARAAELAGGQRVVAIPEGFDGQSATYHVRWSEQAETAVAPELAARGTAASGASTTQPPA, from the coding sequence ATGACCGGCGAAAAGCTCGTCTACGCAGGAACCGTCGAAGCGCTCTTCCTCAGGGCCCTCGAGAACCGTCTCACGCCCGCGTGCCGCATGCGCCTGCGCGAGGCCGGCCTCGACCTCGACCAGAAGCTGTCTCCCACCTACACACTCGAGCAGTGGAAGCAGTTCCTCCGCATCGCGGCGGATCACGTCTACGCGGGGATGCCCGCCGAGGCTGCCTACTACTCGCTCGGTGAGCGGTTCATCGATGGTTACTTCTCCACCCTCTTCGGACGCGCGCTGCTCGGCATGGCCCGGCTGCTCGGCCCCAGGAGGGCGCTGACCCAGGCCCGGCTCTGCTTCCGGACCAGCACCAATTGCAGTGAGGTACGAATCGTCGAGCGTGGGCCGAACGAGGTGGAGTTCTCGCTCACGGACATCGGGGCGGACCTGCCGACCTTCGTGGCGGGCGTCCTGGCCCGTGCGGCGGAGCTGGCGGGCGGTCAGCGCGTCGTCGCCATTCCCGAGGGCTTCGACGGCCAATCCGCCACCTACCACGTCCGTTGGTCCGAGCAGGCCGAGACCGCCGTCGCGCCCGAGCTCGCCGCACGGGGTACCGCCGCGAGCGGTGCCTCGACGACCCAGCCTCCGGCGTAG